A genomic region of Pseudomonas migulae contains the following coding sequences:
- a CDS encoding crotonase/enoyl-CoA hydratase family protein produces MNQPVTSRVTCERHGHVLLIGLDRVAKRNAFDLDLLNALSLAYGEFEADSEARVAVVFGHGEHFTAGLDLVNASAALAEGWQAPPGGCDPWGVFAGPRVSKPVIVAAQGYCLTIGIELMLAADINLCASNTRFAQKEVQRGIFPFGGATLRLHQVAGWGNAMRWLLTGDEFDAHDALHLGLVQEVMASEDLLPRAIELAERIARQAPLGVQATLLSARQARYEGETAAAQGLPPLVKKLLASEDAKEGVRSMLEKRPGIFKGC; encoded by the coding sequence ATGAATCAACCTGTTACCAGCCGAGTGACCTGCGAACGGCACGGCCATGTCCTGTTGATCGGCCTGGATCGGGTGGCCAAGCGCAACGCCTTCGATCTCGACCTGCTCAATGCCCTCAGCCTGGCCTACGGCGAATTCGAGGCCGACAGCGAGGCGCGGGTGGCGGTGGTGTTCGGCCACGGCGAGCATTTCACCGCCGGGCTCGACCTGGTCAACGCCAGCGCGGCGCTGGCCGAAGGCTGGCAAGCACCGCCCGGCGGGTGCGACCCGTGGGGCGTGTTTGCAGGTCCGCGGGTCAGCAAACCGGTGATTGTCGCCGCGCAAGGCTATTGCTTGACCATCGGCATCGAGCTGATGCTGGCCGCCGACATCAATCTGTGTGCCAGTAACACCCGATTCGCTCAGAAAGAGGTGCAGCGCGGGATTTTCCCGTTTGGCGGCGCGACATTGCGCCTGCATCAGGTTGCAGGCTGGGGCAATGCCATGCGCTGGCTGCTCACCGGCGATGAATTCGATGCCCATGATGCGCTGCATCTGGGCCTGGTGCAGGAAGTCATGGCCAGTGAAGATTTGTTGCCGCGGGCGATTGAACTGGCTGAACGGATTGCCCGGCAGGCACCGCTGGGGGTTCAGGCGACGTTGCTGTCGGCCCGACAGGCACGTTATGAAGGGGAAACCGCGGCGGCGCAGGGATTGCCGCCCTTGGTGAAGAAGTTGTTGGCGAGTGAGGATGCGAAGGAAGGCGTGCGGTCAATGCTGGAGAAGCGACCGGGCATTTTCAAAGGCTGCTGA
- a CDS encoding M18 family aminopeptidase, with the protein MREELNQGLIDFLKASPTPFHATASLVQRLEAAGYQRLDEREPWSTEANGRYYVTRNDSSIVAIKMGRHSPLHGGIRLVGAHTDSPCLRVKPQPELQRQGFWQLGVEVYGGALLAPWFDRDLSLAGRVTFRRDGKVESQLIDFKAPIAIIPNLAIHLNREANMGWAINAQTELPPILAQFAGDERVDFRAVLTNQLALEHGLNADVVLDYELSFYDTQSAAVIGLHGDFIAGARLDNLLSCYAGLQALLTAETDETCVLVCNDHEEVGSCSACGADGPMLEQTLRRLLPEGDEFVRTIQKSLLVSADNAHGVHPNYADKHDANHGPKLNAGPVIKVNSNQRYATNSETAGFFRHLCMAEEVPVQSFVVRSDMGCGSTIGPITASHLGVRTVDIGLPTFAMHSIRELCGSHDLAHLVKVLSAFYACQELP; encoded by the coding sequence ATGCGCGAAGAGTTGAACCAAGGCCTGATCGATTTCCTCAAGGCCTCCCCTACCCCGTTCCATGCCACCGCCAGCCTTGTTCAGCGCCTGGAAGCGGCGGGCTATCAGCGTCTCGATGAGCGCGAGCCCTGGTCCACCGAGGCCAACGGCCGCTACTACGTCACCCGCAACGACTCTTCGATCGTCGCCATCAAGATGGGCCGTCACTCACCGCTGCATGGCGGCATTCGCCTGGTCGGCGCCCACACCGACAGCCCGTGCCTGCGGGTCAAACCCCAGCCGGAACTGCAACGCCAGGGTTTCTGGCAACTGGGTGTCGAAGTCTACGGCGGCGCGTTGCTGGCGCCCTGGTTCGACCGTGACCTGTCCCTCGCCGGCCGCGTGACCTTCCGCCGCGACGGCAAGGTCGAGAGCCAGCTGATCGACTTCAAGGCACCGATTGCGATCATTCCGAACCTGGCCATTCACCTCAATCGTGAAGCCAACATGGGTTGGGCCATCAACGCCCAGACCGAGCTGCCGCCGATCCTTGCGCAGTTTGCCGGTGACGAGCGTGTGGATTTTCGCGCCGTGCTCACCAACCAGCTGGCGCTGGAACACGGCCTGAACGCCGATGTGGTGCTCGATTACGAGCTGAGCTTCTACGATACCCAAAGCGCAGCGGTCATCGGCCTGCATGGAGATTTCATTGCTGGCGCGCGCCTGGACAACCTGCTGTCGTGCTACGCCGGCCTGCAAGCGTTGCTGACGGCTGAAACCGATGAGACCTGCGTGCTGGTCTGCAATGACCACGAGGAAGTCGGCTCCTGCTCCGCGTGCGGCGCCGACGGCCCGATGCTTGAGCAGACCCTGCGTCGCCTGCTGCCTGAAGGTGATGAATTCGTACGCACCATTCAGAAATCCCTGCTGGTTTCGGCCGACAACGCCCACGGCGTGCACCCCAACTACGCCGACAAGCACGACGCCAACCATGGCCCGAAACTCAATGCCGGCCCGGTGATCAAGGTCAACAGCAACCAGCGTTACGCCACCAACAGCGAAACCGCCGGGTTCTTCCGCCATCTGTGCATGGCCGAAGAAGTACCGGTGCAAAGCTTCGTGGTGCGCAGCGACATGGGCTGCGGCTCGACCATCGGCCCGATCACCGCCAGCCATCTGGGGGTGCGCACCGTGGACATCGGCTTGCCGACATTCGCCATGCACTCGATCCGCGAGCTGTGCGGCAGCCATGACCTGGCGCACCTGGTGAAAGTGCTGAGCGCGTTTTACGCCTGCCAGGAATTGCCGTAA
- a CDS encoding RluA family pseudouridine synthase, with amino-acid sequence MPLSNIRIIHQDAAVLVVDKPTLLLSVPGRADDNKDCLITRLQENGYPEARIVHRLDWETSGIILLARDPDTHRELSRQFHDRETEKAYTALCWGQPELDSGSIDLPLRYDPPTKPRHVVDYEFGKNALTFWRVLERCGDWCRVELTPITGRSHQLRVHMLSIGHPLLGDGLYAHEQALAAWPRLCLHASMLSFTHPQTGERLRFECPAPF; translated from the coding sequence ATGCCGCTGTCCAACATCCGCATCATCCATCAGGACGCCGCCGTACTGGTGGTGGACAAACCGACCCTGTTGCTTTCCGTCCCTGGCCGGGCCGATGACAACAAGGATTGCCTGATCACCCGCCTGCAAGAAAACGGCTACCCGGAAGCCCGCATCGTCCATCGACTGGACTGGGAAACGTCCGGCATCATTCTTCTGGCCCGCGACCCGGACACTCATCGCGAACTGTCTCGGCAATTTCACGACCGCGAAACCGAAAAGGCCTACACCGCCCTTTGCTGGGGTCAACCGGAGCTGGACAGCGGCAGCATCGATCTGCCGTTGCGCTACGATCCGCCGACCAAGCCGCGCCACGTGGTGGACTACGAGTTCGGCAAAAACGCCCTGACCTTCTGGCGCGTGCTTGAACGTTGCGGCGACTGGTGCCGGGTTGAACTGACCCCGATCACCGGCCGTTCCCATCAGTTGCGCGTGCATATGCTTTCGATTGGCCACCCGCTGCTCGGTGACGGGCTATACGCCCACGAGCAAGCGCTGGCGGCCTGGCCTCGTCTGTGCCTGCACGCAAGCATGCTCAGCTTCACCCATCCGCAGACCGGTGAACGCTTGCGCTTCGAGTGCCCGGCACCGTTCTAG
- a CDS encoding DEAD/DEAH box helicase, giving the protein MTQETGGFAAFNLNPNILAAVIATGYEEPSAIQQQSIPIIMAGHDMIGQAQTGTGKTAAFALPILHCIDPAKREPQALILAPTRELALQVATAFETYAKQMPGVTVVAVYGGAPMGPQLKAIRNGAQIVVATPGRLCDHLRRDEKVLSTVNHLVLDEADEMLKLGFMDDLEVIFKALPATRQTVLFSATLPQSIRAIAERHLRDPQHVKIQTKTQTVTAIEQAHLLVHADQKTSAVLSLLEVEDFDALIMFVRTKQATLDLASALEAKGYKAAALNGDIAQNQRERVIDSLKDGRLDIVVATDVAARGLDVPRITHVFNVDMPYDPESYVHRIGRTGRAGREGRALLLVTPRERRMLQVIERVTGQKVAEVRLPDAQAVLDARIKKLTNSLSPLVGDAESTHGDLLDRLTADIGCTPRALAAALLRKATNAQALTLAAIEKERPLVPNNAPRGDRPERTGDRPDRGDRERRAPVPLAEGRARCRTALGARDGIAAKNLLGAILNEGGLAREAIGRIQVRDSFSLVELPEDGLERLLTKLKDTRVAGKQLKLRRYRED; this is encoded by the coding sequence ATGACCCAGGAAACCGGCGGCTTCGCCGCTTTTAATCTTAATCCGAATATTCTTGCAGCCGTCATCGCGACTGGCTACGAAGAGCCTTCGGCTATTCAGCAGCAATCGATCCCGATCATCATGGCCGGTCACGACATGATTGGTCAGGCGCAAACCGGTACGGGTAAAACCGCTGCGTTCGCCCTGCCTATCCTGCATTGCATCGATCCTGCCAAGCGCGAGCCGCAAGCCCTGATCCTGGCGCCAACCCGTGAGTTGGCGCTGCAAGTAGCAACCGCTTTCGAAACCTACGCCAAGCAAATGCCGGGCGTTACCGTTGTGGCCGTTTACGGCGGCGCGCCTATGGGCCCACAACTGAAAGCAATCCGTAACGGCGCACAGATCGTTGTCGCCACTCCGGGCCGTCTGTGCGACCACCTGCGTCGCGACGAAAAAGTCCTGTCGACCGTGAACCACCTGGTTCTCGACGAAGCTGACGAAATGCTCAAGCTGGGCTTCATGGACGACCTGGAAGTCATCTTCAAGGCTCTGCCAGCGACCCGTCAGACCGTACTGTTCTCGGCTACCCTGCCACAGTCGATCCGTGCCATTGCCGAACGCCACCTGCGCGATCCGCAACACGTGAAGATCCAGACCAAGACTCAGACCGTTACCGCGATCGAACAGGCTCACCTGTTGGTTCACGCTGACCAGAAGACCTCGGCTGTATTGAGCCTGCTGGAAGTCGAAGACTTCGACGCCCTGATCATGTTCGTGCGCACCAAGCAAGCGACCCTGGACCTGGCCAGCGCCCTGGAAGCCAAAGGCTACAAAGCCGCTGCGCTGAACGGTGACATTGCCCAGAACCAGCGTGAGCGCGTGATCGACTCCCTCAAGGATGGCCGTCTGGACATCGTTGTGGCGACCGACGTTGCTGCTCGTGGCCTGGACGTTCCGCGCATCACTCACGTGTTCAACGTTGACATGCCGTACGACCCGGAATCCTACGTTCACCGTATCGGCCGTACCGGCCGTGCCGGTCGCGAAGGTCGTGCGCTGCTGCTGGTGACTCCGCGTGAGCGCCGCATGCTGCAGGTGATCGAGCGTGTAACCGGTCAGAAAGTTGCCGAAGTCCGCCTGCCGGATGCTCAGGCTGTTCTCGATGCCCGCATCAAGAAACTGACCAACAGCCTGTCGCCGCTGGTTGGCGATGCCGAGTCGACCCACGGTGATCTGCTGGATCGCCTGACCGCCGACATCGGTTGCACCCCGCGTGCCCTGGCCGCCGCTCTGCTGCGCAAGGCCACCAACGCTCAGGCGTTGACCTTGGCTGCGATCGAGAAAGAACGTCCACTGGTGCCGAACAACGCACCGCGTGGCGATCGTCCAGAGCGCACCGGTGATCGTCCGGACCGTGGTGATCGTGAGCGTCGCGCTCCGGTTCCATTGGCTGAAGGTCGTGCTCGTTGCCGTACCGCGCTGGGTGCGCGTGATGGTATCGCTGCCAAGAACCTGCTGGGCGCCATCCTCAACGAAGGTGGTCTGGCGCGTGAAGCCATCGGTCGCATCCAGGTGCGTGACAGCTTCAGCCTCGTCGAGCTGCCGGAAGATGGTCTGGAGCGTCTGCTGACCAAGCTGAAGGACACTCGCGTTGCCGGTAAGCAGTTGAAGCTGCGTCGCTATCGCGAAGATTGA
- the minD gene encoding septum site-determining protein MinD, which yields MAKILVVTSGKGGVGKTTTSAAIGTGLALRGHKTVIVDFDVGLRNLDLIMGCERRVVYDFVNVVNGEANLQQALIKDKRLENLYVLAASQTRDKDALTVEGVEKVLMALKEDFEFVVCDSPAGIEKGAHLAMYFADEAIVVTNPEVSSVRDSDRMLGLLASKSRRAENGEEPIKEHLLLTRYNPQRVSDGEMLGVEDVKEILAVTLLGVIPESQAVLKASNSGVPVILDDQSDAGQAYSDAVDRLLGKTVEHRFLDVTKKGFFERLFGGR from the coding sequence TTGGCCAAGATTCTCGTGGTTACATCCGGCAAGGGTGGTGTGGGTAAGACCACCACCAGTGCTGCTATCGGTACCGGCCTCGCACTGCGCGGTCACAAAACAGTTATCGTCGACTTCGACGTCGGTTTGCGTAACCTCGACCTGATCATGGGTTGCGAGCGTCGCGTCGTGTATGACTTCGTCAACGTGGTCAACGGCGAAGCCAACCTGCAACAGGCCCTGATCAAAGACAAACGCCTGGAAAACCTCTACGTACTGGCCGCCAGTCAGACCCGCGACAAAGACGCGCTGACCGTCGAAGGCGTGGAAAAAGTCCTGATGGCATTGAAGGAAGACTTCGAATTCGTGGTCTGCGACTCGCCGGCGGGCATCGAGAAAGGTGCTCACCTGGCCATGTACTTCGCCGATGAAGCGATCGTCGTGACCAACCCGGAAGTTTCCTCGGTCCGTGACTCGGACCGCATGCTGGGCCTGCTGGCCAGCAAGTCGCGTCGCGCTGAAAACGGCGAAGAGCCGATCAAGGAACACTTGCTGCTGACCCGTTACAACCCGCAACGCGTCAGCGACGGTGAAATGCTCGGCGTCGAAGACGTCAAGGAAATTCTCGCCGTGACCCTGCTGGGTGTGATCCCTGAGTCCCAAGCGGTACTCAAGGCGTCCAACTCCGGCGTGCCGGTGATCCTCGACGACCAGAGCGACGCCGGTCAGGCGTACAGCGATGCCGTCGACCGCCTGCTGGGCAAAACCGTGGAGCATCGGTTTCTCGATGTGACGAAGAAAGGATTCTTTGAGCGTCTGTTTGGAGGCCGGTAA
- the minE gene encoding cell division topological specificity factor MinE, with product MNIFDFFRANKKPSTASVAKERLQIIVAHERGQRSTPDYLPALQKELVEVIRKYVNIGSDDVHVALENQGSCSILELNITLPDR from the coding sequence ATGAACATTTTTGACTTCTTTCGTGCTAACAAGAAGCCAAGTACCGCCTCGGTAGCGAAAGAGCGTCTACAGATCATCGTGGCGCATGAACGCGGCCAACGCAGTACGCCGGACTACCTGCCAGCCTTGCAGAAGGAATTGGTCGAGGTGATCCGCAAGTACGTCAATATCGGGTCCGATGACGTGCATGTCGCCCTGGAAAACCAGGGTAGCTGCTCGATTCTGGAACTCAATATCACCCTGCCCGATCGCTGA
- a CDS encoding mechanosensitive ion channel family protein gives MFARLFALPCFFLVCLMALLPIMPAQAAGLPSLLNGSAKTQPEAQEPLGQSLDEVIKSLENDQQRSKLLADLKKLRDATKKVQPAKEEGVLGLIGGTLANFEKQFSGADSPLTRWSEEFNQAKDELTALALPASEWLPIIFAFAMILMVWSLLAAALIWLGHRVRMRFGLTEELPQHPKALDMLRFALRKLGPWLIALVITVYMSYALPSSLGKSLAMVLAYALVVGTCFSAICVIAFSLLDGPHRHRALYILRHQAFRPLWLIGSFAAFGEALSDPRLVTSLGSHLAHTAATIANVLAALSTGLFILRFRRPIAHLIRNQPLSRRLTRRALSDTIDILGTFWYVPALVLVAISLFATFVSAGDTSTALRQSLICTVLLVLCMVINGLVRRHALKPQRGVKRHALYSERLKSFFYTLAHLLVWLAFIELGLRVWGMSLIAFTEGEGHEVSVKLFSLGGTLIFAWLIWILSDTAVHHALTRSRKGLANARAQTMMPLIRNVLFVAIFIVALIVALANMGMNVTPLLAGAGVIGLAIGFGAQSLVADLITGLFIIIEDSLAIDDYVDVGGHLGTVEGLTIRTVRLRDIDGIVHTIPFSEIKSIKNYSREFGYAIFRVAIPSNMDIDNAIKLMRDVGQKMRTDPLQRRNIWSPLEIQGVESFESGNAILRARFKTAPIKQWEVSRAFNLSLKRHLDEAGLDLAMPRMTVQVVTAGGGQVTE, from the coding sequence GTGTTCGCTCGTCTTTTTGCCCTGCCGTGTTTTTTCCTCGTCTGCCTCATGGCACTGCTGCCGATCATGCCCGCCCAGGCCGCCGGTTTGCCGAGCCTGCTCAACGGCTCCGCGAAAACCCAGCCAGAGGCGCAAGAACCGCTGGGACAATCCCTCGACGAAGTCATCAAGTCGCTGGAGAACGATCAGCAACGCAGCAAGTTGCTGGCCGACCTGAAGAAGCTGCGCGACGCCACCAAAAAAGTCCAGCCAGCCAAGGAAGAAGGCGTGCTGGGCCTGATTGGCGGGACCCTGGCCAATTTCGAAAAGCAGTTTTCCGGCGCCGACAGCCCGCTCACGCGCTGGTCCGAAGAGTTCAACCAGGCCAAGGATGAACTGACTGCACTGGCGCTGCCGGCCAGTGAATGGCTGCCGATCATTTTTGCCTTCGCCATGATCCTGATGGTCTGGAGCCTGCTGGCCGCCGCATTGATCTGGCTCGGCCATCGGGTGCGGATGCGCTTCGGCCTGACCGAAGAATTGCCGCAACACCCCAAGGCCCTCGACATGCTGCGTTTCGCCCTGCGCAAACTCGGCCCCTGGCTGATTGCCCTGGTCATCACGGTGTACATGAGTTACGCCCTGCCCTCATCGCTGGGCAAAAGCCTGGCCATGGTGCTGGCCTACGCGCTGGTGGTCGGCACGTGTTTTTCGGCGATCTGCGTGATCGCCTTTTCCCTGCTCGACGGCCCGCACCGTCACCGCGCCTTGTACATCCTGCGGCATCAGGCCTTTCGGCCGTTGTGGCTGATCGGCAGTTTCGCCGCGTTTGGTGAAGCCCTGAGCGATCCGCGCCTGGTCACCAGCCTCGGCAGCCACCTGGCGCACACCGCCGCCACCATCGCCAACGTGCTGGCCGCGTTGTCTACCGGGCTGTTCATCCTGCGCTTCCGTCGCCCCATCGCCCACCTGATCCGCAACCAGCCGCTGTCCCGGCGCCTGACCCGCCGCGCCCTCAGCGACACCATCGATATTCTCGGGACTTTCTGGTACGTGCCGGCGCTGGTGCTGGTGGCCATCTCGCTGTTCGCCACCTTCGTCTCGGCCGGCGACACCAGCACCGCACTGCGTCAGTCGCTGATCTGCACCGTGCTGCTGGTGTTGTGCATGGTCATCAACGGGCTGGTGCGTCGCCATGCGCTGAAACCGCAACGCGGGGTGAAGCGTCATGCGCTGTATTCCGAACGCCTGAAAAGCTTCTTCTATACCCTCGCCCATTTGCTGGTGTGGCTGGCGTTCATCGAACTTGGCTTACGCGTGTGGGGCATGTCGCTGATTGCGTTCACCGAAGGCGAAGGCCATGAAGTCAGCGTCAAACTGTTCAGCCTCGGCGGTACGCTGATTTTCGCCTGGCTGATCTGGATTCTCAGCGACACCGCGGTGCACCACGCCCTCACCCGCTCGCGCAAAGGCCTGGCCAATGCCCGCGCACAAACGATGATGCCACTGATCCGCAACGTGCTGTTCGTGGCGATCTTCATCGTCGCGCTGATCGTCGCCCTGGCGAACATGGGCATGAACGTCACGCCGCTGCTGGCCGGTGCCGGCGTCATCGGCCTGGCCATCGGTTTCGGCGCACAGTCACTGGTCGCCGACCTGATCACCGGCCTGTTCATCATCATCGAAGACTCCCTGGCCATCGATGACTATGTGGATGTCGGCGGTCACCTCGGCACGGTCGAGGGCCTGACCATTCGCACCGTGCGCCTGCGGGACATCGACGGCATCGTCCACACGATTCCGTTCAGCGAGATCAAAAGCATCAAGAACTACTCGCGGGAGTTCGGCTACGCGATCTTCCGCGTGGCGATCCCCTCGAACATGGACATCGATAACGCGATCAAACTGATGCGCGACGTCGGCCAGAAGATGCGCACCGATCCGCTGCAACGACGCAATATCTGGTCGCCGCTGGAAATACAAGGGGTCGAGAGTTTCGAGTCCGGCAACGCGATTCTCCGGGCCCGGTTCAAGACCGCTCCGATCAAGCAGTGGGAGGTTTCCCGCGCCTTCAACCTGTCGCTGAAACGCCACCTGGACGAAGCCGGGCTTGATCTGGCGATGCCGCGCATGACCGTGCAAGTGGTGACGGCGGGTGGCGGCCAAGTAACGGAATAA
- a CDS encoding lipid A biosynthesis lauroyl acyltransferase: MDRPRFQKAFLMPRFWPLWCGLGLLWLIVQLPYPALLFIGRGLGALMYRAAGDRRRIARRNLELCFPEKSAAERKRLLKENFASTGIAFFEMAMSWWWSRERLAKLAHVEGLEHLKKAQREGKGVILMAVHFTTLEIGAALLGQQHTIDGMYREHKNPLFDYIQRSGRERHNLDSLAVEREDVRGMLKLLRSGRAIWYAPDQDYGAKQSIFVPLFGIQAATVTATSKFARLGKALVVPFTQERLADGSGYRLVIHAPLEGFPGETEEADCLRINQWVEGVLRDCPEQYLWAHRRFKSRPPGEPKLYEKRG, translated from the coding sequence ATGGATCGCCCGCGTTTTCAAAAAGCATTTCTGATGCCGCGTTTCTGGCCGCTGTGGTGCGGCTTGGGGTTGTTGTGGCTGATTGTTCAATTGCCATACCCGGCGCTGCTGTTTATCGGTCGCGGCCTCGGTGCATTGATGTATCGTGCGGCCGGCGACCGACGGCGCATTGCCCGGCGCAATCTTGAGCTGTGTTTCCCTGAAAAATCTGCCGCCGAGCGCAAACGCCTGCTCAAGGAAAACTTTGCTTCCACCGGCATCGCGTTCTTTGAAATGGCCATGAGCTGGTGGTGGTCCCGGGAGCGTCTGGCGAAACTGGCCCATGTCGAAGGGCTGGAGCATCTGAAGAAAGCCCAGCGCGAGGGCAAGGGCGTGATCCTGATGGCGGTGCATTTCACCACGCTGGAAATCGGCGCGGCGTTGCTCGGTCAGCAGCACACCATCGACGGCATGTACCGCGAGCACAAGAACCCGTTGTTCGATTACATCCAGCGCAGTGGGCGCGAGCGGCATAACCTCGACTCGCTGGCGGTGGAGCGCGAAGACGTGCGCGGCATGCTCAAGTTGCTGCGGTCCGGCCGGGCGATCTGGTACGCGCCGGATCAGGACTACGGCGCCAAGCAAAGCATCTTCGTGCCGCTGTTCGGCATTCAGGCAGCGACCGTCACCGCCACCAGCAAGTTTGCGCGGCTGGGCAAGGCGCTGGTGGTGCCGTTCACCCAGGAGCGTCTGGCGGACGGCAGCGGTTATCGACTGGTGATCCATGCGCCGCTCGAGGGTTTTCCCGGCGAGACCGAAGAGGCCGATTGCCTGCGGATCAACCAATGGGTCGAAGGCGTGCTGCGCGACTGCCCGGAGCAATACCTTTGGGCCCATCGCCGCTTCAAGAGCCGTCCGCCGGGCGAGCCCAAGCTGTACGAAAAACGCGGTTGA
- a CDS encoding patatin-like phospholipase family protein: MSPAEPVTGLILSGGGARAAYQVGVLAAIAELLPLGADNPFPVIVGTSAGAINAVSLASGAMDFRGAIERLTAFWQGFRSHLVLRSDWPGVIHQASRFVSHSLLGIGAQVPVALLNSSPLRGLLNDKLQMTGIAEAIAHKQLQAVAVTAFGYESGQAVTFYEGGGTIDAWLRHRRIGVPTQLTVDHLLASSAIPLLFAPVKIGEEYFGDGAVRQSAPISPALHLGASRVLVVGVSGNPRGVDPEQPLQRAYTGQQPTLAQIGGHMLNSTFIDSLESDIELLQRLNQFSHLMPAGTPTRALGVAPVEVLVISPSQPIDEIAARHRQELPAALRLFLRGPGATKTSGAGVLSYLLFEAGYCSELIDLGRRDALAKRDELSRFLGLTVPEVA; encoded by the coding sequence ATGAGTCCTGCTGAACCGGTTACAGGGTTGATTCTTTCCGGCGGCGGGGCTCGGGCGGCCTATCAGGTTGGGGTGCTGGCGGCGATTGCCGAACTGCTGCCGCTGGGGGCCGACAATCCGTTTCCGGTGATCGTCGGCACCTCGGCCGGGGCGATCAACGCCGTCAGCCTCGCCAGCGGGGCGATGGATTTCCGTGGTGCGATCGAACGTCTGACAGCCTTCTGGCAGGGCTTCCGCAGTCATCTGGTGTTGCGCAGCGATTGGCCGGGGGTGATCCATCAGGCCAGCCGGTTTGTCAGCCACAGTCTGCTCGGCATCGGCGCCCAGGTGCCGGTGGCCTTGCTCAACAGCTCGCCGCTGCGCGGGTTGCTCAACGACAAACTGCAGATGACCGGCATCGCTGAAGCCATTGCGCACAAGCAGTTGCAGGCCGTCGCGGTCACCGCGTTTGGCTATGAATCCGGACAGGCCGTGACGTTCTATGAGGGCGGCGGCACCATCGACGCCTGGTTGCGCCATCGGCGAATCGGCGTGCCGACGCAATTGACCGTCGACCATTTGCTCGCCAGCTCCGCCATCCCCTTGCTGTTTGCACCGGTGAAAATCGGCGAAGAATATTTCGGCGACGGCGCAGTACGCCAATCGGCACCGATCAGCCCGGCCCTGCACCTGGGCGCCAGCCGCGTGCTGGTGGTGGGCGTCAGCGGCAACCCGCGCGGCGTCGACCCGGAGCAACCGCTGCAACGCGCCTACACCGGCCAGCAACCGACGCTCGCGCAGATCGGCGGGCACATGCTCAACAGTACGTTCATCGACAGCCTGGAAAGCGACATCGAGTTGCTGCAGCGTCTGAATCAGTTTAGTCATCTGATGCCCGCTGGCACGCCGACCCGTGCGCTCGGCGTCGCGCCGGTGGAGGTGCTGGTGATTTCACCGAGCCAGCCGATCGATGAAATTGCGGCGCGGCATCGCCAGGAGTTGCCGGCGGCGCTGCGTCTTTTCCTGCGCGGGCCGGGGGCGACCAAGACCAGCGGGGCGGGGGTGTTGAGTTATCTGTTGTTCGAGGCGGGGTATTGCAGCGAATTGATTGATCTGGGGCGGCGGGATGCGTTGGCCAAGCGGGATGAGTTGAGCCGGTTTCTTGGGCTAACGGTGCCTGAAGTCGCTTGA
- the minC gene encoding septum site-determining protein MinC, translating to MSQIDPLDQDPVFQLKGSMLAITVLELARNDLESLDRQLAAKVAQAPNFFSNAPLVLALDKLPASEGAVDLPGLMRVCRQHGLRTLAIRASRIEDIAAAIAVDLPVLPPSGARERSLDPLEGAVAKKPEKPAEPTIKPTKIITSPVRGGQQIYAQGCDLVVISSVSPGAELLADGNIHVYGPMRGRVLAGVKGDTKARIFCQQMSAELVSIAGHYKVSEDLRRDPLWGAGVQVSLSGDVLNIIRL from the coding sequence ATGAGCCAAATCGACCCGCTAGACCAAGATCCCGTGTTCCAGTTGAAGGGCAGCATGCTCGCCATTACGGTGCTGGAGCTGGCCCGCAACGACCTCGAGAGCCTCGATCGGCAACTGGCCGCGAAAGTCGCCCAGGCGCCCAACTTCTTCAGCAACGCACCGCTGGTACTGGCGCTGGACAAGCTTCCGGCCAGCGAAGGCGCGGTCGATCTGCCGGGTCTGATGCGCGTCTGTCGCCAGCACGGCCTGCGCACCCTGGCGATCCGTGCCAGCCGCATCGAAGACATCGCCGCCGCCATCGCGGTCGACCTGCCGGTGCTGCCGCCATCCGGCGCCCGCGAGCGGTCGCTGGACCCGCTTGAAGGGGCCGTTGCGAAGAAACCGGAAAAACCGGCGGAACCGACGATCAAACCGACGAAAATCATCACCTCGCCCGTGCGCGGCGGCCAGCAGATTTATGCCCAGGGTTGCGACCTCGTCGTGATCTCGTCGGTCAGCCCGGGGGCGGAACTTCTCGCCGACGGGAACATCCATGTATACGGACCGATGCGCGGTCGTGTATTGGCCGGGGTCAAAGGCGACACGAAAGCCAGGATTTTCTGTCAGCAAATGAGCGCTGAACTGGTCTCCATCGCAGGCCACTACAAGGTTTCGGAGGATCTGCGTCGCGACCCTTTATGGGGTGCCGGCGTTCAGGTCAGCCTGTCGGGCGATGTGTTGAACATCATTCGGCTTTAA